A window of Malania oleifera isolate guangnan ecotype guangnan chromosome 2, ASM2987363v1, whole genome shotgun sequence genomic DNA:
GTAAAGAATGCAGCCAAGAATGAAGCAGAAACAGAGGCGAAAGCTAAAAAGCTTCTTCTGTTCCGTCGTGTACTCCTCCCGTCACTTTCCCTCCCTTTGTTCTTGAATCTCTCACCCAACACCCACATGGTCCCTCCTTAGCTtccattgctctctctctctctctctctctctctctctgctcgaAGCATTGAATGCGGGCGGCTAACGTGAAAATTTCTGTCGCTTActgctcttcttcttcctcttctttagGGGGTGGGTGGGTTGTTGTTTGGGTATGATGCATTTTCGTGTGAGTATCGAAGCCTTGCTGGATTTCGTTTTCGGAGATGTACTTGTTTTCCGTTTTGTGTGCTGTGCGCTGCATTATTGATGCAGCTGTAGAAATTCACGCCtgttggtgtttttttttttttttgcggatTTTGATCTTTGGTACTTTTGATATCTGTGATTCTGTACTCTTTTGATCTGTCGTAGGATCGAAGTTAAGGTATTCGATCGTTTTTCAGATCTGATGTGATTTGATTATTCGCCGTAATttcgaaaaaaaataaaaataaaaaaaaaaagaaaaaaaaaaggacgaTTTCGTCGATGGCTTGTTTTGGTTGAATTTTTGTAGCCGGTTCAAGTTCGTTTGTGCTTTGTCATTGTTggtgtttttggttttgttttgtttcGTTTTTCATTTTCGTTTTTTTCTATGACAGGTGTAGCCTGTTGTGCAAACTACGGACTAGGGTTCTTTGCGATAGCCAGAACTGAGGCAGCTTGAAGTGCTCGGGGGAGTTGAGGTGATTTTGGGCTTGCGATGCAGGGGAGGATGAAGAAGTACCGGCAAGCGAGCCCCGAGAGGACCAAAGTTTGGACGGAGAAGTCGTCCAAGTGTCAGCAGGGTCGAAAAGTTCCCGTTGTGTACTATCTCTGTAGGAATCGCCAGCTTGAACATCCCCATTTCATCGAAGTTCCTCTTTCGTCACCGGAAGGTCTCTACTTGAGAGGTAAATGCAAGATCAGAACAGTTTGCTTGGTTTCCTACTTTGACGTTTTCAGGTTCTGAACATGCGCGTGTTTGCAGATGTGATTGATAGGCTTAATGTGCTGAGAGGCAGGGGCATGGCTTCCTTGTATTCATGGTCTTGTAAAAGGTGAAGCCCTAGCTGCACTCATTTTATTGCTCAAGGTTGGTGTTTTTTATAGTCAAACTAAATTTGTTCTCTTCATTAATGTAGAAGCTACAAGAGTGGATTTGTGTGGCATGATCTTTGTGAAGAGGACCTAATTCTTCCTGCTAATGGAAATGAGTATGTTCTCAAGGgttccgagctctttgaagaatcTAAATCAGGTAAAGGTGCGACCCAATAGCCACTCATGTTTCGCGCATTgaattatttttgtttaattgtttATCAGCTCTATTAGTATGTAGGATCACATTACGAAAAATGGAATCCCAGGGCCAGAAGGCTCCCCTCCTTGCAAGGGTAGGGGGAGGGTTGTCATGGTGAAGGCTGCCTTACCCATGGATTCAAACGCATGACCAACCAGTTACAAAGGAGCAATCTTACCGTTAACCGAAGGCCTACCCTCTTAGTATCTAGGATCACATCCGTTGTCAAATTGTAGGCCACCGTGTATTTTCTCGTTGTTGGGGATTCCCTTGTTTAAACATGTAGTTGACAACAATAATACTTGTTTTCGCTTTTCTTATATTCTTGCATAGTTGTTCATAGCATAGAGATAATAGCTTGACAATACCAAACAATTGAAAGCTGAAGATTTTCTTTCCAGGCCGTTTCAGTCCAgtcagaaatatgaaaatgcaGCATTTGAGACAATTGCCAGAACCTGTATCCTTTAGAAGCCAGGATGATTCCTCTTCGTCTTCAAGCATGAATGGAAAAGAGGGAAAGCATCATCAGGAAGGTGAGGTATCGCCACCGCTCCAGCATCCTGGTTCCTGCGGTGCATCTCCAGAGTCTAGAGTTGTAAAGAACTCCAGTTGGGCTGGGCCCTTAAGCTTGACAGAGTACAAGGTTTGTAAGAAGGATGGAGCAGCTGATGCGTCAACACAGACCGAGGAAAATGTAAGCAGGCCTAAATCTCGAGAAACTTGTACAAGGGGTGTTTCAACAGATGATGGGTCATTAGAACCCGAATGCAATGACAGCCAAAACCAACTTCCATGTGCAAAAGAGAACTCTGAGATTTGCAGGGATCTGGTTTCTCCTCCTCCCTCTTCTTCCAGCGCATCTTCAGGTGGGCGGACTGAAACTCTAGAATCTCTGATCAGAGCAGATGGCAGTAAGGTCAACAGCTTTAGGATACCTGAAGAGGAAGAAATACAAATGCCTCCAAAGCCAAAGGCTACGAATGTGCTGATGCAATTGATCTCTTGTGGGTCAATTTCTGTGAAAGACCACAGCTTTGGTCTCATTCCCTCCTACAGGCCGAGGCTTTCTCACTCAAAATTTTCTTCCCCATTGTTCTCTACTTCCATAGTGTTGGGAGATCCTGATTGTCTCTCAGAGAATCCAAGACTGATGGGCTTGAAACTGGAAGATAAGGAGTACTTCAGTGGGAGCTTGATTGAGACCAAAACACTCGAGGAAGGAGGTGATGGTTTTAATGCTCTTAAACGATCTTCTTCCTACAATGCTGACAGGTAAATCTGGTccaatttaatttcttttcttagTCTTTCAATTTTAAATAATTGAGTGATAATTCTGATTCCTGCTTTTAATTGTTCTATTGCCAGTAACTTCCTGTCAAGTTAATTACTATTGCACTTGTGTGGTTTCCTACTGCTTAGTGGTGAAGCATGATAATCTCCTAGCTTGTCAGATGCCTAAGATTCTTAGAATATGGATAAGAAATCTTGCATGGGTTCCTTCATCCTTGCAGTTGGCTTATTGCATGATCCATTTTGTTCAAAGAGCCACCAGCTTCATGACCCTGAACAGATTTCTGACTTTGTAGACATTTTTGGTCGTCACTTGATCTGTTTAAGGCTCTAAGGGGTTTTGTAGCTTTGTTGTCCAAGTTCTCTGCCTTTACATTTTGTGAGACATAGAGATTAATATTGCAGAATACAAATTTTTATAGAATGACATCTAATGCAGTCCTTGGAACAAAATGGAGAGTAGAAACAATATGGATCAATTTTTCCCCCAACAGCATAGCAAAATCTGAGCACATCAAACTCACTGGAGTTTTTTCACTGAAGAATAAAAAATAGAGGAGTTTTCCTTTTCATTAATACTAGGGGCTTAAGTTGTTTTAGCTGCCTAATTTCTGTTTTTGAGGGCCTCGGTGTTGGTGATCTGTGATTGGGGACGGTTGGGTTTATATTGATGAATTTTGTGATTGGTGCTCCAAATAGGATGGTTGTCTGTCCATTTCAAGCATCTATAAAGCCAGGTTGAGCATGTTTCTTGTGGTCCCTGTTTAGGATTTCTACTAAGAGTGGGAACAAAAATGAAATTGCAGAACTTGTGATCAATTGGATTCAGCTGAGGACAAAGATGAGAAAACCTTGGCACATTCCAAATGCATCCCGCGATCTATTAAGGCTTCACTGAGTAAGCAGCCAAGAAGTGAATCAATGAGATCCCCTGCTTCTGATGGACCAAGAAACTCTGCTGATGGAATTAACGGCTCAAAAGCCATAATTCTTGGAGTCTCAGATGGCGGGAGTGGAAGAGTTGCAGAGCTTTCTGTGGGGAAAAGACCATCAAAAAAGCTGGATTCCTTCATAGAAGAGGAGAATGTCGTCAAAATTGAAGAAAGTTAAGTTTCGACTTGCCCCTATTTTCAGTTAAATACTCTCCTTAACAATAGGGTGTTTCTTGTTCATGGTTGGGTGagattaaagtttaattttttcctCAAAACAGGCTTGCTTCGGGAGCTCGAATTATAATTCAATCCAAGacttaaatatcatttttaaggCTCAGCAATGAATGATGtctctgttgtattctaggtgggAGTCCCTTGTAAATCAGCTATCCTAAGGtctgttttaaatttcaaaagatTGTTACTTGGCGGGCCTTGGCGATGATTCTGTACATCTggaaagaagaaaagggaaatgCGAAGTGGGTAGATAAGTGCACACATGGTCCTAGTGGGCCAGCCCCTAAAGATTTGAGTTGATTTTTTGGTTCAGCTTTTCTTTTAGTAGATTGTAGCTCTTATTTGCCCTGCAAATTTTTTAGAAAGCAAAAAAGGAAGAAAGCTTAGCTTGTACAAGTTCGCACTACAGTTGGATCTAAAATCATTATGCAGGTCCATGCATTGGTTCAGTCTGTCAGAGCAGTTTGTCTGCCACATTAAGAGTTCATAAATTCTAAATTGTGCCTTGGCATCCAAGGCGAAAGCTTCCTATTTGAAAATGACATCTCATCCCACATCACCTCTTCTCTACGTTATATTTTTCCTCTTAATTGTTTGTGGATGTCACTGCTTGTTCTCTCTCAAGGGGGAAATGGGTAATCTGGCGAGGCAATTGATGGGGTTTGTCATTTATGGGATGTGGGTCAGTGATGAGTCAAAGCTCAAAGAAAAGCGAGACATAACTTTTTTTCAAGTCAGAGCGGCTGACCTTGGGTGTATGCAGCGGCATTTACGCTTACGAGTTACGGCCTTGCCGCCTCGTGCAGCTTTGCTTTGCCCTCGACTTCTGTAGACCCCATAAAACATGCATTACCCGGAAGGGTAGGGCTCTTGCGTTTGCAAAAGGGGTGTGTGGCGGAATAATTGTTTTGAGTTGTTTAGATTGGAACAGAGAATGAGACACTGTAAAAGTCTTCACAAATCATTGTCCTACATGGAAAGTCTTATAAAGAGCTGTGAGGGTTTGCAGGGGAAGTTTTTCATCTGGATAGTGAAAAATTGAATTTGGAGGGAAATTAAGTGAAACTTATATTTACTGctttcatgtattttttttttcaaagcatcTTTTCAAAAGCCGAATAAGTGAGTGACCAACTCGGTAAGGCTGTTGGGTCGGACCAATTGGTCAACTTGTTCGTCGACATCAACATGATGttatatatgtaattatataattatatagtaatattatataatcaacatcaattatttatttacaaattcataaatataaataaaaaatagaagataTTCAGGAATTCAAAGTTGAGCCTTTAATACTGTATGTATTATGTATTGATTGAATTAAGCATTAATTACTGAACCTTAAACCAAATTCTGAATTTGTGAACCAAATTCATAGCTTGATTGAATTACTCAACATTGAATAATTTAGTCTTTGTTATTGATTTATTGAAACATCTCATGTGTCTTGACCATTTAATCCTTTTAACATTGTGAATTGATATTTATTTACATGTAAACAAAAAGAATGTATCTTacaatttgaaacaaaaaaaaaaaggtgaaaaataattaaaacattGTTCATGTTATGAAAAATAGATTATGAAAAATGTGGATGTCATTACATTTTCCACAACCCCATCTTTCATCACTTCAGTTTTTCATCCCAATAAATGCTTAGCTATCCATATTGGCCTATAAAAGGACACTCTCTTCTTCTCATTTGGGACACATAATTGATGCTTCCATCTAAGTAGATTTATAGTGATgataagagaagaggagagataaagtgaaggaaaatattttgtacaaggaATAAAGAGAGAAGCGATATTTTGTACAAGATTGGTTTCGATATTTTGTACAAGAAtggttccaaatcatcttataattctgTTCGTAATAATGAAATTTTGATCCCATTCGCTCGTAGAGTAGGCATAGCTGAATCACGTAAATTTCTGTCttatctctatttatttatttttctgcatctTTTATAACGGTTAAGAATTATAGGTTGCTCGAAGAATTTCCTAAATATTATATTTGGgagtataaatttaaatttaattttgaataaatttagacaaaatttaatataattttattttatattttattaaaatttaatacaaGTTCAAACCCAAATTCTCCAAAACaaatggtaattttttttttttttttgaataaaagaGCCACAAAGAGCTTTAATTGATGCTCTAATTGCCTCACCGAGAAGCACTGCAGTTGGTTGCGGAAAGCTTCAGGaacaattaaaaattttgaagaaagCCTGGCCCATCGGAGACATAGAGTGAAAGCCCCACACgagtaataattaaaaaaaaaaaaaaaaaaatgaaaccctATCGGACACGAGATTGAATGCACTCAGGAGATTGAACAGAAGCTGCACATGAACAATCTTTTTAAAAAACCATAAATTCCATCGAAGAGAAGATTAGGTTCAAGAACAATAAAAAACTTTTCGAATTCTGTAAAATCAGATCAAGGCCCCACACTCCATGACAAATCAAACTCCCTTTGTCCATTGAACCCTCTAATCGCAGATCTGTCCAATCGTCCACGGCACCACGATCTCCTTCCAATCGCCGATGGTACCCCACAAATTGGGTCCCAAACGAAACCTGCAGATGCGTTGGGAGAGAGGTGGGAGAGGGAGAAAGGAACACACGGACAGTGGCGGAAGCGGATCCAGAAATTATAGTTAGGgcaaattatataaataaaaatttagatTGGTTTGGAACTTGAAatatgttaatttattttttgaagaattttattattaagaaagtgaaaaaaataaaaactaaaaaaagttATCATATCaaacattaattttattttacacatcattaacatttaattttccttatactatcatattaaaataaatttatacttttaaaatgatttaatataaagagaaaataaagtaaaaagttagtttccttcttatttttcttttcccaaGAAAAAAAATCCTTGAGCCAAATAGGCactttatatatttatatttaaaatagttTTCATTGAATTTTAACTTAATTATTTACACTATTAacatgaaaaaataatttttttttacggGTACAGGCCAAAGGACATATAAAGGGAGACCTTGGTGCGAGCACTGCCGCAAGTCAATCCATTCAAAAGATACTTGCTGGgaaatatatgaaaaatctgcagattggaagccgagacaaaATCAAAAAAATTGTGGCTATTAAACTACTATTGAGAATCCAGCTGATAAATCACAAGGTGAAAAACATTAACAATACCACTCCAAGTGGCGCATTTAGTCCAGAGCAGTTAGAACAACTCTATAAAATGTTCTCTACCATTCAAGCACTTGGTCAGTCTTCCACTAGTTCTTTAGTCCACCGAGGTAACTTTTTGACAGTCTTGAATGCAATATTtcattacaaatcaccatggataatttaCTCGGGTGCTTCTGATTATATGACTAATTCTTATCAACTGTTTTCATCCTATTCACCAtatgctggaaatttgaaagttaaaattacAGATGGATCACTCTCATCTGTTGCGGGCAAAGGAAGTATTCAAATATCTGATTCTATAATTCTTAAATCTGTCCTACATGTCCCTaagttgtcttgcaatttgttatccattagccagttgacaaaagattccaattgttctgctaaatttgttccctctcattgtgttttccAAGACCTATCATCAGGAAAGACGATTGACAGTGCTAAGGCATGTGAatgactttactactttgaggagACAAACacgagtgaacaatgtaaaactgcaatttgtgattctgtatttatttctagagatagtgagattttgttatggcattttaGGATGGATCatccaaatttttaatatttaatacgTTTATTTCCTtcaatttgttcaaataaaacgtcTTCTAATTTTTAATGTGAGATTTGTGAATTTGCAAGACACCAacgtaattcctttccaaaatccacataAAAACCATCCCGCCCGTTTACTATGATTCACTGTGATTTATAAGGGCCCTCACGCTCCCTTAATCACACTCATACGAAattgtttgttatttttattgatgatcatacttaTATTTGTTGgatttacttgttgaaagataaaattgAAGTCCGTTCTATTTTCGTCAGTTttcactccatgattcaaacacaattccaaactcacatttaaattttacgtactgataatggttcaagatatttcaatgatatcttaagacattatctttaagaaaatgaaattgttcatcaaagttcctgtgtggatacccctcaacaaaatggggttgatGAAtgtaaaaataggcatattcttgaaatagctcgggcattgatgttaactacaattatgaaaaatatttttggggcgatgccattttgatagctacacatctcattaatagaatgcctagtCGGGTTCTTTCTTTTGCTACTCCTCTCTAGAAATTCCAAGAATGTTTTCCCAATTCTTGAATCCACTCCAATCTCTCTttgaaaatctttggatgtactgcatttgttcatgttcatgctcacaatcgggATAAATTAGAACCTCGAGCCATTAAGTGCgtctttattggttactctcctactcaaaaaggctacaaatgttatgatcctgtaacaaaaaaaaaattgtttgttagccttgatgtcacgttctttgaaaccatTTCTTATTTCCAAAAGTCCTCTCTTTAGGGGGATAAGTGGAGTGAAGATCGATTCTTTGATTTCTCTACTAATGAATTTGTGCCATCTACTGAGTCTCCTATTGCATCATTTCCTGACTTGTCATATGCAAATGATCACTTAAACTCAAGGGGTGATGCAGAAAAGCAAACTAATAAGGAAATACTTATTTGCTCAAGAAAGCCAAAaataaagtacaaggagaatctCATACTTGAGGCGCTAAGAGAGTTGGAACCGATGATAGCTctgagcaaccatgagtccacgaCCAATCCTGGTCAGGTAACAGATAGCCATGAGCTTCCTTCTAATAAGTCTGCACCTGATGACATAAATTTACCCAGTGTAGTCAGAtaacaaactaggtcatgtacttTATATCTCTGGTCAagatacatgtcttataaaactctGTCAACAGGATATTGTGtttttacctctaaccttgacaggatgaaaattccaaagaatattcaggaagctCTGGAAATTCTTGAATGGAGGGAAGCTGTCATGGAGAAAATATAGGCcttggaaaaaaatggaacttgggatgttATGAATTTGCCGAGAGAAAAGAAGccagtaggttgtaaatgggtcttcacagtgaaatatagagttgatgggacagttgaacggtataaagcccgacttgttgcaaaagggtttacacagacCTATGTCATTGACTAtacggagacatttgcaccagtggcaaaattgaatacagttcgggttctccTGTCCTTGGTAACCAACTTGGATTGGCCACTGCAACAACTCCACATTAAgcatgcatttctaaatggtgagtTAGAAGATGAAGTCTATATGACGATACTTCCAGGTTTCAGTTAGAGAGGTGAAGAAAACAgggtatgtaaactcaagaagtctagagcatggttcgatagatttgcgaaggtgataaaaaaccaaggatattgacaagggcaatcagatcatacTATGTTTTTTCATTAGTCTaaaagtggtaagaaaacaattttgattgtgtatgttgatgatataatcctaactagAGATGATatagtggagatggaaagatttaAGAAAGTCCTAGTTGtagagtttgaagttaaagacctgggACAAATGCGATACTTCTTAGGAATGGAAGTTTCCATATAAAAAAAGGGGatcagtgtctctcagcgaaagtatatccttcATCTCCTAACcaaaactggcatgcttggatgcaaacctagtgaaacccctaTTGAAGCAGTAAAAAGGGTCGAAGACTGCGGAATActagttgaaaaggagaggtatcggagattggttggtaaaataatctacctatcacataccaaACCTGACATTGCATTTGTGGTAAGTacggtaagccaacacatgcattcactgaaaaagactcacctagatgctATGTACAAGATCCTTAGGTACCTCAAGGGCTCTCTgagcaaaggactcttcttcaaaaaatgtgaaagtaaggaagtaaAAATTTTCACAGATGCAAATTGGACAGGATCaatggaagatagaaggtctaccaccggaTATTGCACTTTTGTATGGAGAGatttggtaacttggaggagcaaaaaacaaaatgtatTGGCTCGAAGTAGTattgaagctgaattcagggcagttgcacaagggatatgtgaaggattgtggttacaAAAACTCTCGGAAGAATTACAAATTCcggtgaaattccctatcaaactttATTGTGACAACAGAGCGGCCATCAGTATCTCCTTTAATCCAATTTAACATGACAagactaagcatgtagaagtggactGACATTTTATCAAcaagaaggttgaagaaggaaacatctgtatgacttatgtacctaccaggGAACAAACTGTAAGACATATTTACTAAAGGGTTAGCGCGATAGAGCTTTGATGATTTCATTTACAAGTTGGATATGATTaacatctatgatccaacttaagggggagtgtagaaatcccaaGTATCTCCTAGAATCTTGAAGTAATTTAGGGaagtatatattttatattgagagaaattttgttagGAAATTGTTTCTGTATATAGGTCTTCCgcttgtattataaatattgtacaTTCGTTTGTACAAATTTGTCaaagaaatacaaaaattcattttgtctgCAGTCTCTTATGTTGGGAGTCATTAAGTGAATTGACTCTGTTTAGAGCCCCAAACAAACACCCTCTTACACTTTTAACAttattgttttaaatatatatttaaaataaaaataaattaaattggaTTGACCCATCTGCAAACCTGGTTTTGAATAATTTGGACTAGGTTGGttgtatttttgattttctagctTCATGTGGATTGGACAAGTGGCCAATTCTAATTGAACTAGGTCGAACCAGGCAGTTTGGTTCAATTTCTAAAACTATACTTTTAAGATGCGCCACTTATAGGCACCTGCTTTACACGTAGATTAATTTTTTTCAGTCGATTAAAGACTCACATTTAGCATGAACTATACAAATGAAAAGTAACTTGTCCCTCATCTCATGCTTAGCCTTGCTCTTTCTAAAATTTTAGTTCTAGACATCCAATAAACAATAATAACTAAACATGCACACAAAGAAAATAAGCATAACTTAATtgacaatatatgaaatatgcggaagaaattaaaattaatgaACAATGTTTAACTATTAATACATTATCCTGTGATTGGGCATTACATCATTAAAAAGGTGTGTTAATGTGCATCTAggaaatccaaaaaaaaatgagcttaagtttttataattctttaaaaaaatttaaaaaacataaaataaaaaatatttttcagaactaaatgaGCCCTTAGAATTGCTTGAATCTATATTTTGCAAAAATGATTTTGCCACTTTGTAGAACCATGATTTACTTACGCGACATCTTGACTAAAATTTtaaggttggggggggggggggataataGAAATACCAACTTCGTTAAATTAAAAAGGCTACGAGATTTTATTTGTGTGAGATTAAACTAAAAGACTTAGAAAGGTAGTACATTTTTCTAAATCGAGAAAGCAAGTTACAAAATCACGACTAACAATTGTGTTAAACTCAAAAA
This region includes:
- the LOC131149287 gene encoding protein SOSEKI 3 isoform X7 — translated: MQGRMKKYRQASPERTKVWTEKSSKCQQGRKVPVVYYLCRNRQLEHPHFIEVPLSSPEGLYLRDVIDRLNVLRGRGMASLYSWSCKRSYKSGFVWHDLCEEDLILPANGNEYVLKGSELFEESKSGKGRFSPVRNMKMQHLRQLPEPVSFRSQDDSSSSSSMNGKEGKHHQEGEVSPPLQHPGSCGASPESRVVKNSSWAGPLSLTEYKVCKKDGAADASTQTEENVSRPKSRETCTRGVSTDDGSLEPECNDSQNQLPCAKENSEICRDLVSPPPSSSSASSGGRTETLESLIRADGSKVNSFRIPEEEEIQMPPKPKATNVLMQLISCGSISVKDHSFGLIPSYRPRLSHSKFSSPLFSTSIVLGDPDCLSENPRLMGLKLEDKEYFSGSLIETKTLEEGGDGFNALKRSSSYNADRSRPEKGD
- the LOC131149287 gene encoding protein SOSEKI 3 isoform X8 — encoded protein: MQGRMKKYRQASPERTKVWTEKSSKCQQGRKVPVVYYLCRNRQLEHPHFIEVPLSSPEGLYLRDVIDRLNVLRGRGMASLYSWSCKRSYKSGFVWHDLCEEDLILPANGNEYVLKGSELFEESKSGKGRFSPVRNMKMQHLRQLPEPVSFRSQDDSSSSSSMNGKEGKHHQEGEVSPPLQHPGSCGASPESRVVKNSSWAGPLSLTEYKVCKKDGAADASTQTEENVSRPKSRETCTRGVSTDDGSLEPECNDSQNQLPCAKENSEICRDLVSPPPSSSSASSGGRTETLESLIRADGSKVNSFRIPEEEEIQMPPKPKATNVLMQLISCGSISVKDHSFGLIPSYRPRLSHSKFSSPLFSTSIVLGDPDCLSENPRLMGLKLEDKEYFSGSLIETKTLEEGGDGFNALKRSSSYNADRPKDI